From a region of the Mercurialis annua linkage group LG1-X, ddMerAnnu1.2, whole genome shotgun sequence genome:
- the LOC126665922 gene encoding RHOMBOID-like protein 1 yields MEKNHQHHDRHYHPPSSQPSEIQVRMSGYNAVHPFEIDRTGTHTPDNQTYSLSGAHSGPPPVVYDRDKDFKKWVAWIIPCFVIANTVMFVITMFVNNCPKNSVSCTARFLGRFSFQSFKENPLLGPSSTTLLKVGALYVSKVVDDHQGWRLLSCNWLHAGVFHLLANMLSLLVIGVRLEREFGFVKIGLIYIISGFGGSLMSALFLQSNISVGASGALFGLLGAMLSELITNWSIYSNKVAAFTTLLVIVVINLAIGILPQVDNFAHIGGFFAGFLLGFVFLIRPQFGWVSRRSVPPGYAPAVVKSKFKMYQCILWIISLILVIAGLTLGLVLLLRGVDANDHCSWCHYLSCIPTSRWSCNTEPGTCLSTQMGSQLNVTCTTNGKTSIYRLSDATNSQIQGLCTELCR; encoded by the exons ATGGAGAAGAATCATCAACACCATGATCGTCACTATCATCCACCTTCTTCTCAACCATCAGAGATTCAAGTCAGAATGAGCGGGTACAACGCAGTACACCCGTTTGAAATAGACAGAACTGGTACGCACACGCCTGATAATCAAACATATTCATTATCTGGAGCTCACAGTGGTCCTCCTCCAGTTGTTTATGATCGGGATAAGGATTTCAAGAAATGGGTAGCTTGGATTATACCTTGTTTTGTTATTGCTAATACAGTTATGTTCGTTATTACCATGTTTGTTAATAATTGCCCCAAGAATTCTGTTTCTTGTACTGCTCGGTTTCTTGGGAGATTCTCCTTTCAGAGTTTTAAGGAGAATCCTCTTCTTGGCCCTTCTTCTACCAC GCTGCTGAAAGTAGGAGCTTTATATGTGAGTAAAGTAGTTGATGATCATCAAGGATGGCGTCTGCTTTCTTGCAATTGGTTGCATGCTGGAGTTTTTCATTTGTTGGCTAATATGTTGAGTCTTTTAGTTATTGGCGTCCGGCTTGAACGAGAATTTGGTTTTG TTAAAATCGGATTGATATATATCATCTCTGGATTTGGTGGTAGTTTGATGTCAGCTCTTTTCCTTCAATCAAATATCTCTGTTGGTGCCTCTGGTGCATTGTTTGGGTTACTTGGGGCCATGCTGTCTGAACTCATCACAAATTGGTCAATTTATTCTAATAAG GTAGCAGCTTTCACAACTCTCCTGGTCATCGTTGTAATAAATTTAGCAATTGGAATTCTACCACAAGTTGACAACTTTGCCCATATTGGAGGATTTTTTGCTGGTTTCTTGCTCGGGTTTGTGTTTTTAATCCGCCCGCAGTTTGGATGGGTTAGCCGAAGATCTGTTCCTCCAGGATATGCTCCAGCAGTTGTTAAATCCAAGTTCAAGATGTATCAGTGCATTTTGTGGATCATTTCCCTTATTTTAGTAATTGCAGG GTTAACTCTTGGGCTGGTGTTGCTTCTCCGAGGTGTTGATGCGAATGACCATTGTTCATGGTGTCATTATTTGTCTTGCATACCTACTTCGAGATGGAGCTGCAATACGGAGCCAGGGACCTGCTTG TCTACCCAGATGGGCAGCCAGCTAAATGTGACATGCACAACCAATGGAAAAACCAGCATCTACAGATTGTCAGATGCAACCAATTCTCAGATTCAGGGATTGTGCACAGAGCTCTGCCGTTGA
- the LOC126661590 gene encoding oxysterol-binding protein-related protein 3B-like, whose amino-acid sequence MAPNDPKQTSSSSGGGGFFSSFVSSLSAMTRSVNGLLGYEGLEVVNPEGGNEDAEEEAKKGRWRQEDRDSYWKMMQNYVGSDITSMVTLPVLIFEPMSMVQKMAELMEYSHLLDLADECEDPHMRLVYAASFFISIYFAFQRTWKPFNPILGETYEMVNHGDLTFISEQVSHHPPISAGHAENEHFTYDITSKVKTKFLGNSLEIYPLGRTRVTLKRDGVVLDLVPPLTKVSNLIFGRTWIDSPGEMVLTNMTTGDKVVLYFQPCGWFGAGRYEVDGYVYNANEEPKILMTGKWNQSMSYQPCDLEGEPRPGTELKEVWRVAETPKNDKFQYTHFAHKINSFDTAPKKLLASDSRLRPDRYALEKGDIGKAGHEKSSLEERQRAEKRSREAKGQQFVPRWFDQTNEIHPTPWGNLEVYQYNGKYSEHRAAIDSSDSIEEIHFGSIEFNPWQYDNVAAAE is encoded by the exons ATGGCTCCTAATGATCCTAAACAAACTAGTAGTAGCAGTGGCGGCGGTGGATTCTTCTCCTCCTTCGTCTCCAGTTTGTCCGCCATGACCAGATCAGTCAACGG TTTACTGGGATACGAGGGGCTAGAAGTTGTTAATCCTGAAGGAGGCAATGAAGACGCGGAAGAAGAAGCTAAGAAAGGAAGATGGAGACAGGAG GACAGGGATAGCTATTGGAAGATGATGCAGAACTATGTAGGATCAGATATCACATCTATGGTGACACTTCCTGTTCTTATTTTTGAGCCAATGTCAATGGTGCAGAAAATGGCAGAG TTGATGGAGTACTCACATTTATTGGATCTTGCTGATGAATGCGAGGATCCCCACATGCGGTTGGTGTATGCTG CATCGTTTTTCATATCTATCTACTTTGCCTTCCAACGCACATGGAAGCCATTTAACCCAATTCTTGGCGAGACTTATGAGATGGTTAATCATGGCGACCTTACATTCATATCAGAGCAG GTTAGTCATCACCCTCCAATCAGTGCTGGACATGCTGAAAATGAGCATTTCACATATGATATAACTTCGAAGGTCAAAACTAAGTTCTTAGGGAACTCGCTCGAGATCTATCCTCTTGGAAG GACGCGGGTAACCCTAAAAAGGGATGGTGTAGTTCTTGATTTGGTGCCGCCTCTCACAAAAGTTAGCAACTTAATCTTTGGACGAACTTGGATTGACTCGCCTGGGGAGATGGTCTTAACAAACATGACAACCGGGGACAAAGTTGTACTTTATTTTCAACCTTGTGGTTGGTTTGG TGCCGGTCGCTATGAAGTGGATGGATATGTTTATAATGCGAATGAGGAGCCCAAAATATTGATGACTGGAAAGTGGAATCAATCGATGAGTTATCAGCCTTGTGACCTGGAAGGAGAACCACGTCCAGGCACCGAACTAAAGGAG GTCTGGAGAGTTGCAGAAACTCCCAAAAACGACAAGTTTCAGTACACACATTTTGCACACAAGATCAACAGCTTTGACACTGCTCCAAAGAAGTTATTAGCATCTGATTCCCGTCTACGTCCTGATAGATATGCTCTTGAGAAAGGCGATATAGGCAAAGCTGGCCATGAGAAGAGCAG TCTGGAGGAGCGACAGAGAGCTGAGAAGAGAAGCCGAGAGGCCAAGGGTCAACAGTTTGTTCCCAGATGGTTTGATCAAACCAATGAGATTCACCCAACTCCATGGGGCAACTTGGAAGTGTATCAGTACAATGGCAAATATAGCGAACATCGTGCTGCTATAGATAGCTCGGATAGCATTGAGGAGATTCACTTCGGTTCAATAGAATTCAACCCTTGGCAATATGATAATGTAGCTGCTGCGGAATGA